Below is a genomic region from Vibrio mimicus.
ACTCAGTTGGTAAAAGTGCGCAGTTGGGCAGCCAGCACGCAAAGTGGTGATTTAGGGGAATGTGACGATTTGGCGGAAGATAGCCTGATTATTCCCACCATAACGTCGACTAATGACAACTGCTTGGGCAAAGAGTGCGCCAGCTACCAAGACTGCTTTGTTTCCAAAGCGCGCCGTCGCGCGATGGATGCCGATGTGGTCGTGGTGAACCATCACTTGTTTCTGGCCGATTTAGCGATCAAAGAGACGGGCTTTGGTGAGCTAATTCCTGAAGCAGAAGTGTTTATTTTCGATGAAGCACACCAACTGCCGGACATCGCGAGCCAATATTTTGGTCAGTCGGTATCGAGTCGCCAGGTGCAAGAGCTGGCGAAAGATATCGAACTCGGTTATCGCACCGAAGCGAAAGATATGCGCCAACTGCAAAAAGTGTCGGACAAACTGGTACAGGCGGCAATGGATTTACGCATTGTGCTTGGTGAGCCGGGCTATCGTGGCAACTGGCGTGAAGTGCTGAAAGTGCCGACCGTGGCAAGAGAAGTCGAACGCCTCAATGAAGCGCTGCAATTTGCTTTGGATGTGCTCAAACTGGCTTTGGGTCGCAGCCAGCTTCTGGATACCGCATTTGAACGTGCCACAGTGATTTTAGGCCGTATTCGCCGTGTGTGTGATGTCTCCATCACAGGTTATTCCTATTGGTATGACACCACACCGCGCCATTTCAGTTTGCACATCACGCCACTGTCTGTGGCGGATAAATTTCGTGAGCAGATTGAACAAAAAGAGGGCGCGTGGATCTTCACTTCCGCGACCTTGGCGGTCAACGATGATTTCAGCCATTTTACTGAGCGACTCGGGTTAATCCCGAGCGCGCAATTCTCGTTGGTCAGCCCGTTTGATTACCAACAACAGGCCGTATTATGCGTACCCCGTTATCTGCCAGAACCAAATAGCCCCGGACTGGCTGATAAACTGGTGCGCATGCTCGCGCCCGTGATTGAGCACAACCAAGGGCGCTGCTTCTTTTTGTGTACCTCGCACAGCATGATGCGTGATTTAGGCGAACGTTTTCGCGAACGTTTAACCTTACCGGTTTTGATGCAAGGGGAAACCAGCAAACAGAAAACGCTGGCCGAATTTATGGAGCTGGGCAATGCGCTATTGGTGGCCACAGGCGCGTTCTGGGAAGGGATTGACGTTAGAGGCGATACCTTAAGCTGTGTTATCATCGACAAACTTCCGTTTACCGCACCCGATGACCCGTTGCTCAAAGCTCGCATTGAAGACTGCCGCCTGCGTGGTGGTGACCCATTTGCGCAAGTGCAACTGCCGGAAGCGGTGATCACCTTGAAGCAAGGTGTGGGTCGTCTGATCCGCGATAAAAACGACAAAGGCGCGTTGATCATCTGTGACAATCGACTGGTCACGCGCGATTATGGCGGGGTGTTCCTCGCCAGTTTACCGCCGATTCCGCGCACGCGGGATCTGGACGTAGTCACTACTTTTCTACAACAATTAGCTGTAACTGAAATCAATCAGAGAGACTCATGAGCGTAAAAATTCTCGCCTTAGATACTGCCACCGAGCGCTGTTCCGTCGCGCTACTCGTCGGCAATACCGTTTATTCACGCAGTGAAATCGCCCCGCGTGATCACACCAAAAAAGTATTGCCTATGGTGGATGAAGTATTAAAAGAAGCAGGCGTAACGCTACAAGAATTGGATGCTTTGGCTTTTGGTCGTGGCCCAGGTAGTTTTACTGGGGTACGGATTGGCATTGGAATTGCACAAGGTTTAGCCTTTGGTGCGAATCTGCCGATGATTGGCATTTCCACCTTAGCGGCGATGGCGCAAGCAGCGTATCGTCTACAAGGTATGACCCATGTTGCCAGTGCCATTGATGCGCGCATGGAAGAAGTGTATTGGGGACGCTATGTGCGTCAAGAAGATGGCAGTTGGCAAGCCGCGGAAGCGGAGTGTGTGATTGCGCCTGCGCTGTTGGCGCAGACCTTGACGCAAGACGAGCAGGTTTGGGGCAAAGCCGGAACAGGGTGGGACGCTTACCCAGCACTGGCGGATCTGCCGCTGCAAGTGCAAACCAGTGAAGTGCTTTACCCAGATTCGCAAGATATTGCTTATTTGGCTCAGTTTGAATTGGCGCAAGGCAATACCATGAGTGTTGAGCAGGCAAGCCCAGTGTATCTGCGTGATACCGTGGCTTGGAAAAAGCTTCCCGGCCGTGAATAAGGCAGAAGATGAGCGCTCACTCACTCGCTAATCGATAGGAACAATATGGTTTCAATTAATGGATTACCTCCGGCGCGGCTGCCCAGCACCAATAAAACCTCCAAAGCGGGGAAAAAGGGTGAAGTTAGCCAGAGCGAGAGTGGCAAGAGCGTTTCATCGACCAGCAAAGTTGCCAATGCGGTTGCGGAATCGATTCGCCAAGTCAGTGAGTCGGATATTCACCGTGCGCAAGTGCAGTACGATTTACCCGAAGGGCGTGCTCGCAAGGCGATGGAAGAGTATTTGGATGTGATGAACCAAGCGCGCAAAGAGGAACTTGCGCAACTGCTTGGGGTCGATATCTACATCTAAAAATGAGGTCAATTCAGTGAAGATACATTTGATGAAACTTTTTATACCTGCCATCGCTTTGTTGCTGTCTGCCTGTGCGAGTTTGCCACCTGAGTTGGGCAATCCGGATGATAAAACAGTGGTGACTCAGTACTCGGCTTGGCTCGATCTGGATCCTGCTGCGAAATCACCTGTCCGAATAGGTGGGGTTGTTGCCAATATCAGCAACCAAAAAGATCGCACCCGTATTGAATTGGTCAACCTGCCGATTGATAGCGCAGGGCGTCCCAATATTCATCAAGAGCCACAAGGTCGATTTGTCGCTTACGTGAAGGGATTTTTAGATCCAATTACTTATGGTGAAGGTCGTTTGCTGACGCTTTACGGCACAACCGCAGAGCCTGAAGTTGGGAAAGTCGGGGATTATGAGCACACCTACCCAGTGATGAATGCCCAAGGCTTCCATTTGTGGCGCGTTGAAGAGCGGGTAGAAGTGGATGATATTGGCCCCTACATGTTCCCTTGTCGCGGTTTCTACTGTTGGCCTCGTAGCATGCCTGATCGTGATGGACGGATAATCCAAGAGGTCAAATGAAGCTGACCAACACCACATACTTGCTTGAACAGGGCCCGTTAGCCGCTGTGGAAGTAGGTGATGCAAAAATGGCCGAAGTATCGGTCATTTTTATTCATGGCTGGTTGGATAACGCCGCGAGCTTTTTCTCACTGATGCAGGTGCTTCATCATTTGGACCCTAATTTGCATTTGTGCGCGATTGATCTGCCAGGGCATGGTTTATCCAGACATAGAGCGGGTTATTACCCATTTCACGACTATATCGACGATATCGATCAGCTTTTGCTCAACTTATCGCCAAACAAACGGCTGCTAGTAGGCCATTCGCTTGGTGCTTTAATCGCAAGTTGTTATAGTGCCGCCTTTCCTGAGCAAGTGAACGGGTTAGTACAGATTGAAGGCTTCGGTCCACTCTCTGAACCTGCCACGCACAGTGTCACGCGTTTGCAGAAAGGGGTTCGCTCTCGCCATGCGTTACGTAACACTAAGCCTCGCGGTTATTCCAGCTTTGAACATGCACTTCGCCATCGTGCTCTTGCCAATCAACTGCCTAGTGAATTGCTACGTCCACTGGTAGAGCGAGGTACTCAAATGCGTGATGAACAGTGGTTCTGGCGACACGATCCTAAGCTCAAATCGGATTCTTTGTATCGTATGTCGCCTGAGCAAGCGGCGCAGATCCGCGAGCAAGTGTGTTGCCCGCAACAGGTGATTTTAGGAACTCAGGGGTTTGCTTCGCTCCAGCAGAGAGTGCAAGAAGAGAATCTTGCCGCCATCCCCATTCACACTGTAACGGGTGGCCATCATTGCCATTTAGAACAGCCGCAATCAGTCGCTGAATTGATTTTTGGCTTAGTTAACAAAATTTAAACAAGTGTTTGAGAGTTACGTGCTCAACCACTTCGGCTGTGCTGTAATAGCGGTCAGCAATTGCATAACAACTGCATGACAACAACAAGAATAGCGCCAGCCAATAACGAGGAGTATTACCGTGGATAAACCTTGGCTTTCACGTTATCCGAAAGACGTACCGGAAACCATTAATCCTGATCAGTACCCATCACTGGTCGAAATGTTTGAACAATCGGTACATAAGTACGCGGATCAGCCTGCCTTCATGAACATGGGCGCGGTGATGACATTCCGTAAGCTGGAAGAGCGCAGCCGTGCTTTTGCAGCTTATCTGCAAAACGATTTGAAACTGAAGAAGGGCGACCGTGTCGCTTTGATGATGCCAAACTTGCTGCAATACCCTGTGGCGCTGTTTGGCGTACTGCGTGCAGGTATGATCGCAGTGAACGTGAACCCACTTTACACCCCGCGTGAGCTAGAGCATCAACTGAATGATGCGGATGCGCGCGCGATTGTGATCGTTTCAAACTTTGCCAACACCTTAGAGCAAATCGTTGCCAATACTCAGGTCAAGCATGTGGTTCTGACCAGCTTGGGACAGATGCTGCCACGCGCGAAAGGTACGGTTGTCGACTTCGTGGTGAAATACGTTAAAGGCATGGTACCTAAGTACGATCTGCCGGGCGCGATTTCGATGCGTAAAGCGCTGCACAAAGGTCGTCGTCTGCAGTACGTGAAGCCGTTTATGTCAGGTGAAGACATTGCCTTCCTACAATACACCGGTGGTACAACGGGTGTGGCTAAAGGCGCAATTCTGACGCACCGCAACATGGTTGCGAACGTGCTGCAAGCCAAAGGGGCTTATGGTCCTGTGCTGCAAGAAGGTCGTGAGCTGGTGGTTACCGCGTTGCCGCTCTATCACGTGTTTGCCTTAACCGTAAACTGCTTACTGTTTATTGAAATGGGTGGTCGCAACTTATTGATCACTAACCCGCGTGATATTCCGGGCTTTGTGAAAGAGCTGCAAAAATACCCATTCACGGCTATTACCGGTGTAAACACCCTATTTAATGCGCTGGTTAATAACGAAGATTTCCACGAACTGGACTTCAAAAACATGAAGTTAGCGGTCGGTGGCGGTATGGCGGTACAACGCGCTGTCGCCGAACGTTGGAAAAAGACTACCGGTGTTCATTTGCTAGAAGGCTATGGCTTGACCGAGTGTTCGCCACTGGTTACCGGCAACCCATACGACTTGACCGATTACACCGGAGCCATTGGTTTGCCTGTACCTTCAACCGAAGTGCGGATTGTGGATGATGCAGGTGATGTGGTGCCTAACGATCAAGTTGGTGAACTGCAAGTACGCGGCCCACAAGTCATGCAAGGCTACTGGCAGCGCCCAGAAGCAACCAAAGAAGTGCTGAATGCCGATGGTTGGTTATCAACGGGCGATATCGTGAAATTCGATGACCAAGGTCTGCTGCATATTGTTGATCGTAAGAAAGACATGATTCTGGTTTCGGGTTTTAACGTTTATCCGAATGAGATTGAAGATGTGGTGGCGCTGCACGGCAAAGTGCTTGAAGTGGCGGCGATTGGTCAGCCTAACGATGCTTCTGGTGAGTTGGTGAAGATTTATGTGGTGAAGCGTGATCCGAGCCTAACTAAAGACGAAGTGATTGCCCACTGTCGTAAACATCTGACCGGTTACAAAGTGCCAAAATTGGTTGAATTCCGTGACGATCTGCCAAAAACCAACGTGGGCAAAATCCTGCGTCGTGTGCTGCGTGAAGAAAATGACGCACAATTAGCGGCAAAGGCTAAAGAAAGCGCATAAGCTGTATCCATCTGCGAGTGTTTTTTAATGTTAGAATGCCGGCCTTAACTGCCGGCATTTTCTTTCAAAAGAAGTGTCTCTTCTTTTGAGCAACAACAGCGAGTTATCTGTGAATTATCAAATTATTACCCAACTTGGCGATCTACAACGAGTCTGTCTTGCCGCCCGTGATGCGGATGTGGTGATGCTGGATACTGAATTTGTCCGCACCCGTACTTTCTTCCCACAACTGGGATTGATCCAGATGTTTGACGGGGAAAACCTGTCGCTGATCGATCCGACTGTGATGGATGAAATGACACCGTTTGTCGAGTTATTGCAGGACACTTCGGTATTAAAAGTGCTGCATGCCTGTGGCGAAGATTTGGAAGTATTCCAGAACGCGTTTGGCTGTACTCCTTTCCCTATGGTGGATACTCAGATCATGGCCGCGTTTTTGGGTTACGGTTTATCCACCGGATTTGCGGCGTTAGTGCAAGATCAACTGCAAGTTGAGTTAGATAAAAGCGAATCACGCACCGATTGGTTAGCGCGCCCGCTGAGTGACAAGCAACTGGAATATGCCGCGGCCGATGTGTTCTATCTGCTACCGATGTACGAAAAACTGGTCGAGCGAGTGACCCAAGCCGGCTGGTGGGACGCGGCATTGCAAGAAAGTGAACTACAAGTGGCGAAGCGCACCAAAGTCAGCAACCCAGAGCTTGCTTATTTAGATATCAAAGGGGCTTGGCAGCTTAAGCCTAAAGAACTGGCGATCCTCAAACCATTAGCAACATGGCGTTACCATGAAGCGGTAAATCGAGATTTGGCGCTGAACTTCGTGATTAAAGAAACGGACTTACTGACCATTTCGCGTTTGGCGCTACGCAGTCCGAAACGCATGGAAGAAGAGGGGGTTGATCCGCATGCAATCCGTCGTCACAGCAGCAAAATTATCGCTATGGTGAAAACGGCGCTAGAAACGCCAGCCGATGCGTATCCGCCTGAAATCGTGCCGATCATGGAATACCCAGGTTACAAGCAGCTGTTCAAACGTTTAAAAGATGAAGTAAAGAGCGTTTCGAACACCAGTGGCCTTGCGACTGAATTTCTGGCCTCGAAAAAGCAGCTTAACCAACTGCTCAGTTGGGTGTGGAAACGCGACCGCGATCCAGCCCGGTTGCCTGATTTAATGCAAGGGTGGCGTTTGCCACTACTGGGCGAGAAGCTCAATACGCTCGTCTCCAAATAATCCCCTTCCGACTTGGTGCTGCAGCGCCAAGTCGTTTGAGGATAGGCGTTTTATTCACGCATTTTTCCGCCAGTAAAATTCAATGGACAGTAGGCACTATCACATTTCTCGGAGTGCCTACTCGCATCGCGCAGCATCGTGCGATAATGCGCCTTCATCGACTCTTCCCTCCGCATTACGAAGAGCAAGGATAATCATCAATAAGGATTGTTATGTCTGCGACACACTACCTCAACCAACTTAACCACCGTTATCTGAACATCCATCGTGTCAAAGAAGATTTCTTCTGGGATACCTACATGGGGCTGAGTGATGATCATGCGGGTTCTGCAAAAGCACAAACCGAGTGGACTCAGTTTCTGAGCAATGGTGCGCGGATTGAGGAAATTCGTCAGCAAATCGAATTGGCAGAACAGATCACCGATAGCGAAGAAAAAGCGCAAACCTTAACGGGCTTACAAGGCTGGCTCGCGATGTTTGAAAGTCATGCGCTGGAATCAGAGCAAGCGCAGTCACTCAAAGCCGGATTGATCCAATTTGAAGCTGATCTGTTCGAGAAAAAACAGAAGCATGTGCTGACTTACACCAACGAACAGGGCGAAGCAGTCGAAGCCTCGATTGTCACTTTAGGTTCCACGGTGCGTACTCATGATCAAGAAGCAGTTCGTCGCAGCGCCCATCAGGCTTTCTTGGGTTTAGAACAGTGGCTATTACAAAATGGATTTTTAGAGCTGGTGAAGCGTCGTAACCATTTTGCGCGCAGCTTAGGTTATCAAACCTTTTTTGATTACTCTGTTGCCAAAAAAGAGAAGATGACCACTGAGCAACTGTTCACCATTTTGGATGATTTTGAACAGCGCACGCGTGATCGCCACTTCACCAGCTTGACTGAACTCTCGCAAAGCAAGGGGCAGCAAGCACTACAAGGACATAACTTCATCTATTCGTTTGCGGGCGATGTGATGCGTGAGCTGGATCCTTACGTGCCATTTTCGCAATCGCTGCGTCGTTGGGTGGAGTCTTTTGGTCGCCTCAACATTGAATTTAGTGGCGCGGAGCTGACGCTCGATTTGCTGGATCGTAAAGGCAAATACCCCAACGGTTTCTGCCATGGGCCAATTCCGGCATTTTACGACCAAGGTCAGTGGGTGGCGGCGAAAGTTAATTTCACCAGTAATGCTAAGCCAGATCAGGTGGGTAGTGGTTACGATGGAATCAACACCTTGTTCCATGAAGGTGGGCACGCGGCGCACTTTGCTAATGTGAAGATGAACGCGCCGTGTTTTTCACAAGAATTTGCACCCACTTCTATGGCGTACGCCGAAACGCAATCCATGTTCTGCGATAGTCTATTGATGGATGCCGACTGGTTGAAAACCTATGCCAAAGATGCACAGGGTAATACTGTACCTGACGAAACCATTAAAGCCATGGTGTTTAGCCGCCAACCGTTTAAAGCTTACGAAGAGCGCAGTATTTTGCTCGTGCCGTATTTCGAGCGAGCATTGTATGAACTGAGCGAGGAAGAGCTGACCGCAGAGCGAGTGACCGAACTGGCCAGAGCAACCGAAAAGCGTATTATCGGCCTAGAATGCAGTCCGCGTCCGCTGATGGCGATCCCGCATCTGTTATCCGATGAATCGGCGTGTGCTTATCACGGTTACTTGTTGGCGCACATGGCGGTATACCAAACCCGCGCTTATTTCCTTGAGCAGTTTGGTTATCTCACTGATAACCCTGCCATTGGCCCACTACTGGCGAAGCATTATTGGCAGCAAGGCAATGCACTTTCTCACAATGACACCATTGTGGACCTTACAGGTGAAGGCTTTAATGCTCGCTATCTTGCGGATGCCTGTAACTTAACTTCGGATGAAGCATGGCAAAAGCAGCAGCACAAAATGGCGCAATTGGCGACGCGTGAGCAAGCCAAACCCGCTTCATTAAATGCGCAGATTCGAGTGATTGATGGCGCCACTGAGTTGGCTTCTAACCGTGATTCGGATGAGGAGATGTGCCGCCAATTTGAGGCGTACATTGCTAAACAATACGGCTGCTAATTGTTTTTTTTAAGTGAGTCTATGCTGCTGGAAAAGTAAGAGAAGAAAAGGCTGAACGCATAATGTTCGGCCTTTTTTATCGTGTTTATTGCGATAGTTTACGCCGCAAGAAGAAATGCCCAGCAGCAAGCAACAAGCCGCTGATTAAACCGGCCAAATGGGCTTCCGTTGCTACTCGTGCGCCAATCAGCTCTGCGGTGCTAGTGGATGCGCCAAACCACTGTTCCCACGCAACTTTTCCGATAACGCCAAGCACTAATAGCCAACTGCTGCGTCGTCCATTAAGGGCTTCATTCAGCGCGTAGTAAGCAAAGAGACCATGCAAAGTGCCAGAGAGCCCAACATAAGACTGCATATCGGAAGCTAAAATCATCACCCCCACCGCAAGGCTAGTCAGTAGCAGAGGGATCAGAAGCTGACGTGCTGTGGGTTTAAACACAAAGCTGATGATCCATAATGCGGCAAGGTTCATCGCCCAGTGGGCAAAGTTGGTGTGTGCGAAGTTTCCTGTTAGGATGCGCCACCATTGACCTTGTTCTATGGCGCTGAAGTGCCACAGAGTCAGCTCATGTAGTGGTGGCCACTGCAGACTTAAACTCAACAGGCTTATTGCCAATAACAGCAGGTAAAGATTCACGTCATGTCCCGTTATTGTTCAGAGTGTGGTAAAGCGCGTAAAGCGTGCTTGTGTCCATCAATTGTCGCGCTAGAAAGTGCGGTTGAGCTTATCATTCTTCAACACCCAACGGAACAAAAGCGCCCACTGGGTACCGCGCGCATTCTCAGCTTGTCATTGGCCAATTGTCGGCTGTTAGTGGGTGAAGATTTTCGTGAGCATGACGAGCTAAATCAACGGCTGGCAGAGCCGGATGTGGACCATTATGTGCTTTATCCGAATGAACAGGCGCAAGAGAGCACAGAGATAAGCCTCACGACAGCGCGCAAAAAGCGGGTGATTTTGCTCGATGGGACGTGGAAAAAAGCCTACAAGATGTGGCAAATCAACACTCAACTGCATGAGTTACCGAGTCTGCGTTTGCCGACCGAGTGTGTTGGGCATTACCGAATTCGCAAAGCGCCGGATGATACAGCGCTTTCTACTGTGGAGGCGGGTTATCATCTACTCCAGCAGTGGCAACCTGAGCGTGACTTTTCACCACTGCTCAAGGTGTTTGATGCCATGATTCAATATCAGATCGATCAGATGCCGGAAGGCGTTTTCGAGCGAAATTACCGTCAGTAATGACTCTGCGCTGAGAAGAGCTGCTGATGTAGTCGCTGCGCATATGCATCCGTCATCGCGGCAATGTAATCGCAGATCACGCGCATGCCTTCATCTTGCTTTTGGGCTTTGCGCCACTTTTCACCGGTGGCTTGTGGCAGAAGTCGCTCAGGGTCAGCGCTCAATGCTTCAAACAAATCCATGATCAGTTGCTGGCCTTTGTATTCAAAGCGCTGTACCTGCGGAATTTGAATCACGTATTGGTTTACAAAGTGTTTGAGCACTTCAAGTGCAGCGCCCATGTGTGGCTCGATATAAGCATTGAAAGCCAAGAGTTCATTATGGAAGGGCGCTTCAACTGGCTTCACGCTGATGCTGGTTAAAAGTGCATTCACAATACCGCCAATCGCATCTTTGCGCACATAGTGTTTGCCAGAAAACAGCATGTCACTCAACTCGGCAATATGCTCTTCAAACCACGGATCACCACACTCGGCAAGCTGCGCTGCTGCGGCTTCTTGCCACTGCGCGCGGGTTACCATGCCCAGTACAATGGCATCTTCCAGATCATGCACGCCGTAAGCGATGTCATCCGCCAGTTCCATGATGGAGCAATCGAGCGATTTAAAGCGTGTCTTGCGATGCTCTTTGGGTGAGTTGGGTTCTGCGCGCATTTGCCCCAGCAATTTACGGTCACTTTCACATAGAGGCTCCAGTACCCAGTCCAAACTGGCCAAATCACAGTCGTATATGCCTTTCGCTGGCGACCAATCTTTGGCTTTCAGTTGGCGTTGGTGGGCGACCGAAGGAGGTGGTGTAGCGGCACGCGTGGCACTCAGCAGAGCTGGGTATTTCAAAAGACCCAGTAGCGTGCGGCGCGACAGGTTCATGCCGTGATGCTCGGTGTAAGGTTCTAAGCTGGTGACGATACGAAAAGTTTGCGCATTGCCTTCAAAGCCACCGTGATCGCGCATCATATAATTGAGCGCAATTTCACCGCCGTGCCCATAAGGGGGATGACCAATATCATGAGCAAGGCAGAGTGAATCAATCAGGCTATCAGAGGGTAATAGTTCACGAAATTCCGGCTGTTTGAGTTTGATTTGCGCGACGATGCCCGTACCAATTTGTGCCGCTTCCAGTGAATGGGTGAGGCGAGTGCGATGAAAGTCATTCAAACTCGTACCGTGGACTTGGGTTTTAGCTTGCAAGCGCCGAAAAGCCGCAGAATGAAGAATGCGTGCGCGATCGCGCTGAAATGGGCTGCGGTGATCGTTGCGGCGAATTTTGTGCTCATCATCGTTACGGGCTAACCATTCTGGGCTCAGGGATACTTGCATCGCGTTACTCCTTGCACGAACTTTCTTTTACTTACAACACTTTAACTCTCGAACTCTTAACTTACTGTGGCTTAACTGATTTCGTCCAGTGTTAGTTCAAAACTCGGAGCAAAGGTTTGCAGAAAATACTCCATCTCTTCGCTATGCCGTTCACGCAACGTCACATCAAGGCGTTTTTTCGCTTGAGCGTATTCGTGGTTACCTGCGCTGAGCTCTTCCAAACATTTCAAATACGCGCAAATCGCATCGGCTTGCTTAACGATGGCACTCTCTTGCGGGTCGGCCGCGTTAGAAACTAGAAACGGGCGAAAATCGTCGCGCAGTTCTTCAGGAAGCATCTCTAACAAACGCAGCTCTGCCGCTGCTTCGATTTTTTTGTATTCCTTGGCGATCTCAGGATTGAAGTATTTGATCGGAGTTGGCAAATCACCCGTCAGTACTTCACTGGTGTCGTGATACA
It encodes:
- a CDS encoding anti-phage deoxyguanosine triphosphatase, yielding MQVSLSPEWLARNDDEHKIRRNDHRSPFQRDRARILHSAAFRRLQAKTQVHGTSLNDFHRTRLTHSLEAAQIGTGIVAQIKLKQPEFRELLPSDSLIDSLCLAHDIGHPPYGHGGEIALNYMMRDHGGFEGNAQTFRIVTSLEPYTEHHGMNLSRRTLLGLLKYPALLSATRAATPPPSVAHQRQLKAKDWSPAKGIYDCDLASLDWVLEPLCESDRKLLGQMRAEPNSPKEHRKTRFKSLDCSIMELADDIAYGVHDLEDAIVLGMVTRAQWQEAAAAQLAECGDPWFEEHIAELSDMLFSGKHYVRKDAIGGIVNALLTSISVKPVEAPFHNELLAFNAYIEPHMGAALEVLKHFVNQYVIQIPQVQRFEYKGQQLIMDLFEALSADPERLLPQATGEKWRKAQKQDEGMRVICDYIAAMTDAYAQRLHQQLFSAQSHY
- the yfbR gene encoding 5'-deoxynucleotidase, which produces MQESHFFAHLARMKLIQRWPLMRSISSENISEHSLQVAFVAHALAVIKNKKFGGTLNPERIALLAMYHDTSEVLTGDLPTPIKYFNPEIAKEYKKIEAAAELRLLEMLPEELRDDFRPFLVSNAADPQESAIVKQADAICAYLKCLEELSAGNHEYAQAKKRLDVTLRERHSEEMEYFLQTFAPSFELTLDEIS
- a CDS encoding tRNA-uridine aminocarboxypropyltransferase, with amino-acid sequence MSRYCSECGKARKACLCPSIVALESAVELIILQHPTEQKRPLGTARILSLSLANCRLLVGEDFREHDELNQRLAEPDVDHYVLYPNEQAQESTEISLTTARKKRVILLDGTWKKAYKMWQINTQLHELPSLRLPTECVGHYRIRKAPDDTALSTVEAGYHLLQQWQPERDFSPLLKVFDAMIQYQIDQMPEGVFERNYRQ